In the genome of Calditrichota bacterium, one region contains:
- a CDS encoding GWxTD domain-containing protein, with product MKRLLFFIATSVLFIFGISGLRAQTFNQTKLPFELNYAAFRASNGFDYLEIYSAIYRSQLKFVKDSTHHYRANFRIEIDVMKGDSVLFRDAVKKVTYADSLAQVSKTQRLPDVSRVYIRPGTYNLKVTVRDLNNDRFGTIEMPAQIHPFVADSMDVSDIEFASLIQKNDKPNMYTKNGYQVIPNPGGLYGQGAPVLYFYSEIYNIKKEAKPDSYQVKYQVLDRDGKIVREYDPIVRKKPGSSAVEVGGVNIITLPSGSYFFKVIASDLGTGQKSYSMKKFYVYRSSDFAKQEKKERSKISLLSRIINSPEYQVYDEMTAKQLDAEFDGASYMATNQEKKIYKSLDLPGKREFMKKFWIRRDQDPTTVKNEFRQDYLQRLAYVNSHFGSGKPGWRSDRGRIYLEYGKPDEIERFPNSSESRAYEIWHYYHIQGGVDFYFVDIRGFGDYQLVHSTARNELQDTNWRRWLTPF from the coding sequence ATGAAAAGGCTATTGTTTTTCATAGCAACGAGCGTTCTTTTTATCTTTGGGATTTCAGGTCTTCGGGCCCAAACATTTAATCAAACCAAACTACCCTTTGAATTAAATTATGCCGCCTTTCGGGCGTCCAACGGATTCGATTATCTGGAGATTTATTCCGCTATTTATCGCAGTCAGTTGAAATTTGTGAAGGACAGCACCCACCATTACCGCGCCAATTTTAGAATTGAGATTGATGTAATGAAGGGAGATTCTGTGCTGTTCCGGGATGCCGTTAAAAAGGTGACCTATGCAGATAGTTTGGCCCAGGTGTCAAAAACACAACGACTTCCGGATGTGTCCCGGGTGTACATTCGACCGGGAACGTACAATTTAAAGGTCACGGTCCGTGATCTGAATAACGACCGTTTTGGAACCATTGAAATGCCGGCTCAAATCCATCCCTTTGTTGCCGATTCAATGGATGTAAGCGATATTGAATTTGCATCGCTGATTCAAAAAAATGACAAGCCCAACATGTACACCAAAAACGGGTATCAGGTCATTCCAAATCCCGGCGGCTTGTACGGACAAGGAGCCCCGGTTCTTTATTTTTATTCTGAAATATACAACATAAAAAAAGAAGCAAAACCCGACAGTTATCAGGTAAAGTATCAGGTTTTGGATCGCGACGGGAAGATTGTCCGGGAATATGATCCCATTGTTCGGAAAAAACCGGGTTCGTCCGCTGTTGAAGTGGGCGGCGTCAATATCATTACGCTGCCGTCCGGATCGTACTTCTTTAAGGTAATTGCATCGGATCTGGGAACCGGTCAAAAATCCTATTCGATGAAAAAATTTTATGTGTATCGAAGCTCCGATTTTGCAAAGCAGGAGAAAAAGGAACGATCAAAAATCTCGTTGCTCTCGCGAATCATAAACAGCCCGGAATATCAGGTTTACGACGAAATGACGGCCAAACAACTGGATGCAGAATTTGATGGGGCCAGTTACATGGCCACCAACCAGGAGAAGAAAATCTACAAAAGCCTGGATTTGCCCGGAAAACGCGAATTTATGAAAAAATTCTGGATCCGGCGGGATCAGGATCCAACCACGGTTAAGAATGAGTTTCGGCAGGATTATTTGCAGCGACTGGCGTACGTGAATTCACATTTTGGATCCGGGAAACCCGGCTGGCGAAGTGACCGCGGGCGGATCTATTTGGAGTACGGCAAACCCGATGAGATCGAACGCTTCCCCAACAGCAGCGAATCAAGGGCATACGAAATTTGGCACTATTATCACATTCAAGGGGGAGTTGATTTTTATTTTGTGGATATCCGGGGTTTTGGCGATTATCAGTTGGTGCACTCTACGGCCCGAAATGAATTGCAGGATACCAATTGGCGGCGCTGGTTGACCCCATTTTAG
- the nhaA gene encoding Na+/H+ antiporter NhaA, which produces MKIVEDFIKKESSSGILLMAATVLALVFSNTPLSSIYKSFLHIPVEVRVGALHLDKSLYHWVNDGLMAIFFLLIGLEVKREVLEGHLSSIRQAALPGIAALGGMAVPAAIYLLFNRSNPIAANGWAIPTATDIAFALGILSLLGKRVPISLKIFLMALAIIDDLGAIVIIALFYTANLSVISISVAALALAVLITLNVLGVAKKAAYFIVGLVLWVSVLKSGVHATLAGVALAFTIPLNAKDENNQPVSLVKDIEHNLHFWVAFLILPLFAFVNAGVDVRQISLGQMSGSVPLGIILGLFIGKQLGVFGFSGLAIKFKLAKLPEGSHWMQFYGVSVLTGIGFTMSLFISTLAFESDQIFHYTDKLAILVGSFLSGLLGYLVLKMSKMPKKDV; this is translated from the coding sequence ATGAAAATAGTCGAAGATTTCATAAAAAAAGAATCATCCAGCGGAATATTATTGATGGCTGCCACTGTTTTGGCCTTGGTCTTCAGTAATACGCCGCTATCCTCAATTTACAAATCCTTTTTACACATTCCCGTCGAAGTGCGCGTGGGTGCATTGCACCTGGACAAATCGCTCTACCATTGGGTCAATGACGGTCTGATGGCCATTTTCTTTTTACTGATCGGGTTGGAAGTTAAAAGGGAAGTGCTGGAAGGCCATTTATCGTCCATAAGACAGGCTGCTCTTCCCGGAATTGCTGCTCTTGGAGGCATGGCTGTCCCGGCAGCGATTTATTTGCTATTTAACCGAAGCAATCCTATTGCTGCTAATGGGTGGGCCATCCCCACGGCAACGGATATTGCTTTTGCTTTGGGGATTCTTTCCCTTCTGGGGAAGCGGGTTCCGATTTCCCTCAAGATATTTTTAATGGCATTGGCCATTATTGATGATTTGGGGGCAATTGTGATTATCGCGCTGTTTTACACGGCCAATCTGTCTGTGATATCCATTTCTGTTGCAGCGCTTGCCCTGGCCGTTTTAATCACTCTTAATGTGTTGGGTGTTGCAAAAAAGGCAGCCTATTTTATTGTCGGCCTGGTTTTGTGGGTGAGCGTTTTGAAGTCCGGGGTTCATGCCACGCTGGCTGGTGTGGCTCTGGCATTTACGATTCCGTTGAATGCAAAAGATGAAAATAATCAACCCGTTTCGCTCGTAAAGGATATCGAACACAATCTTCATTTCTGGGTGGCGTTTCTGATTTTGCCGCTGTTCGCTTTTGTGAATGCCGGGGTGGATGTTCGGCAAATTTCTCTTGGCCAGATGTCGGGTTCTGTCCCTCTGGGAATTATTCTCGGATTGTTTATTGGAAAACAACTGGGTGTGTTCGGTTTTAGCGGACTTGCGATTAAATTTAAACTGGCTAAACTTCCGGAGGGCAGTCATTGGATGCAGTTTTATGGGGTATCGGTCTTAACGGGTATTGGTTTTACCATGAGTCTGTTTATCAGCACGCTGGCGTTTGAAAGCGACCAGATATTCCACTACACGGACAAACTGGCCATACTTGTTGGATCATTCCTTTCCGGGCTTTTGGGCTATCTGGTGTTGAAAATGAGTAAAATGCCCAAAAAGGATGTTTGA
- the garR gene encoding 2-hydroxy-3-oxopropionate reductase: MEKPTICFIGLGIMGKPMAANLLDAGYPLIVFNRTREKMAPLVEKGAAAAESISDCARRADVILTMLPDSADVKEVILGQNGVAEAARAHSTVIDMSSISPVVSQEIGRLLRLKSIDFLDAPVSGGEAGAIAGTLAIMVGGSEASFEKMKPILQTMGQSVKRVGDIGAGNYAKLANQIIVALNIAAMGEAFVLAQKAGLDPETLYDAIRNGLAGSHVLDSKAPKVMNRQFDPGFKLKLHQKDLKNVLETARQIDVPLPLTAIVQQMISALIADGKAELDHGALVQFAEKISDVTIQKNY; the protein is encoded by the coding sequence ATGGAAAAACCAACCATTTGTTTTATCGGATTGGGGATTATGGGAAAGCCCATGGCCGCCAATTTGCTTGACGCCGGATATCCGTTGATTGTTTTTAACCGCACGCGCGAAAAAATGGCGCCGTTGGTGGAGAAAGGGGCGGCTGCTGCTGAATCCATTTCTGATTGTGCACGCCGGGCCGACGTCATTCTGACCATGCTTCCGGATTCCGCTGATGTAAAAGAGGTGATTCTGGGTCAAAATGGAGTTGCCGAAGCGGCACGCGCGCATTCAACGGTAATCGATATGAGTTCAATCTCGCCCGTTGTCAGCCAGGAGATTGGCCGTCTTCTGCGCCTCAAGTCCATTGACTTTTTGGATGCGCCCGTGAGCGGCGGTGAAGCCGGGGCCATAGCCGGAACGCTGGCCATAATGGTGGGCGGCTCAGAAGCCTCGTTTGAGAAGATGAAACCCATTCTTCAAACCATGGGACAATCTGTGAAGCGGGTTGGGGACATTGGCGCCGGGAATTATGCGAAATTGGCCAATCAGATTATCGTCGCCCTGAACATTGCGGCCATGGGGGAAGCGTTTGTTTTGGCGCAGAAGGCGGGTCTCGATCCGGAAACCCTCTACGACGCCATTCGAAACGGATTGGCCGGAAGTCACGTTCTGGATTCAAAGGCTCCAAAGGTGATGAATCGTCAATTTGATCCGGGATTTAAATTAAAGCTGCATCAGAAGGATCTGAAAAATGTGCTGGAAACGGCCCGCCAGATTGATGTTCCCCTGCCCCTGACGGCGATTGTCCAGCAGATGATCTCTGCATTGATTGCGGATGGAAAGGCCGAATTGGATCACGGAGCACTCGTTCAGTTTGCCGAAAAAATAAGTGATGTAACGATTCAGAAAAATTATTAG
- a CDS encoding long-chain fatty acid--CoA ligase, with protein sequence MAKMATSAITYDSSWGIEPTPDVTPMSVYEMFAQTASRYPDKPALIFIGKKLSFRQLNDAVRRFANGLISLGIQPGDRIASLLPNSPQQIIAFLAANLLGAIYVPINVMYKEEELSYVLADSGAKHLITLDLFLPNFLPVKPDTAIETILVTTIDDYLPFPINFLYRLKSRLDGSHVSVTYNTQTLPFLSIFEDSPSDFPNPAPGFDDTAMILYTAGTTGKSKGVMLTNRNFVFNAANQSKNFGLNESDVNLVLFPMFHIGGYLLATLCMFYTGGITLLEPRFDAHRYLKLLHKHRVTLFFAPPPVYTAFLNQPKFDKYDLSALKVCGASGAPVPIPLQEKWKAKTGLHLLNGYGLTETTAGAIVCMPNKFNDKALGVPLGAEAKIVNEKGETVPIGEQGEILFRGQQVAKGYWNKPEETEKTFVDGWLHTGDVGTMDEDGFIYFVDRQKDLIIASAYNISPSEVEAVLLRHPAVQEAAVIGVPDEYRGETVKAFVVLHEDFKGKVSEKEIIQFGKEHMAAYKYPRIVEFVEDLPKNPIQKVLRKKLREREAAKRAQGN encoded by the coding sequence ATGGCAAAAATGGCCACCTCTGCTATTACTTACGATTCATCTTGGGGAATTGAGCCCACACCGGATGTCACACCCATGTCCGTTTACGAAATGTTTGCCCAAACCGCCAGTCGGTATCCAGACAAACCCGCTCTCATCTTTATCGGGAAAAAACTCAGTTTCCGTCAATTAAACGATGCTGTCCGTCGCTTTGCGAATGGTCTGATTTCTCTTGGTATTCAGCCGGGCGACCGTATTGCTTCTCTTCTTCCGAACAGCCCTCAGCAGATCATTGCCTTTTTGGCGGCCAATCTTTTAGGCGCTATCTATGTGCCCATCAATGTAATGTATAAAGAGGAGGAACTGAGCTACGTTCTGGCCGATTCAGGGGCTAAGCACCTCATTACGTTGGATTTATTTCTACCCAACTTTCTTCCGGTGAAACCCGACACAGCCATTGAGACAATTTTAGTGACCACCATCGATGACTATCTTCCTTTTCCGATTAATTTTCTTTACCGTTTAAAATCCCGTCTTGACGGTTCGCATGTCTCTGTGACGTACAATACCCAAACCCTTCCCTTTTTGTCCATTTTTGAAGACTCTCCTTCCGACTTTCCAAATCCGGCACCCGGATTTGACGACACAGCCATGATTCTCTACACGGCGGGCACCACAGGCAAAAGCAAAGGAGTTATGTTGACCAACCGGAATTTTGTGTTCAATGCCGCCAATCAATCCAAAAATTTCGGTTTGAATGAATCGGACGTGAATCTTGTACTTTTTCCGATGTTTCATATCGGAGGCTATCTTTTGGCAACACTCTGCATGTTTTACACGGGCGGCATCACGCTTTTGGAACCCCGTTTTGACGCCCACCGCTACCTGAAGCTCTTGCACAAACACCGGGTCACGCTCTTTTTTGCACCGCCCCCGGTGTACACCGCTTTTTTAAATCAGCCGAAATTTGACAAATACGATCTTTCCGCCCTGAAGGTCTGCGGGGCTTCGGGTGCCCCGGTACCCATCCCGCTTCAGGAAAAATGGAAAGCCAAAACCGGTCTTCACCTTTTGAATGGCTACGGACTGACGGAAACCACCGCCGGTGCTATTGTGTGTATGCCAAACAAATTCAATGACAAAGCATTGGGGGTGCCGCTCGGTGCGGAAGCAAAAATTGTGAACGAGAAGGGAGAAACAGTGCCCATTGGGGAGCAGGGCGAAATCCTCTTCCGGGGACAGCAGGTTGCCAAAGGCTACTGGAACAAACCGGAGGAAACGGAGAAAACCTTTGTTGATGGCTGGTTGCACACCGGGGATGTTGGTACCATGGACGAAGACGGGTTCATTTATTTTGTAGATCGCCAGAAGGATTTGATTATCGCCTCTGCGTACAATATTTCACCCAGTGAAGTGGAAGCGGTACTGCTTCGGCATCCGGCGGTTCAGGAGGCGGCGGTCATTGGCGTACCGGATGAGTACCGGGGCGAAACAGTGAAAGCGTTTGTGGTTTTGCACGAAGATTTTAAGGGGAAGGTTTCGGAAAAGGAAATAATTCAATTTGGAAAGGAGCACATGGCAGCCTACAAGTATCCACGAATTGTGGAATTTGTGGAGGATTTGCCCAAGAATCCAATCCAAAAAGTTTTACGGAAAAAGCTCCGCGAGCGCGAAGCCGCAAAACGAGCTCAGGGGAATTAG
- a CDS encoding transposase → MQLSDLSVRSVDQHLPHANSVFDRFHVKKHFDRF, encoded by the coding sequence ATGCAATTGTCGGATCTGTCTGTCAGGAGCGTCGACCAGCATCTTCCCCATGCCAATAGTGTGTTCGATCGCTTCCATGTGAAGAAGCATTTCGACAGGTTCTGA
- a CDS encoding T9SS type A sorting domain-containing protein: MPKLIKTLGLILILMQVIVGQPASPVWAGNSGLKTEVSDSLHYLNLPERPENAVSGEAFARRVAGLSLDDREKAVVREILSGNVPSFSRKLRAVSVTQTINARRYTVTFFVACDYMAIGSDQNYLYMPMTPSTAQYLANRLHCTLPTKKMVDIIYRKAEIKLRPQPIPPSDKMTTVPVFLQHTDSIRQQIAQLGFDRSGDAMIAGHKKDIIISNKIYSPDRNYPRVVIYGWHLSENHPIQPVYNGHIARYADYSHGVRLISKGAYLNGDSTQIDALLKDPRLWKLLSDEGVIPRPYYPVSDIFTIMEEFFENFRIDFKLNQNYPNPFNGTTRINYQLSKNLAVDLSIFDMLGQKVTTLVSGEQPAGDYSIEWNALSCANGVYIYQLKAGPFEKSRKMILLK; the protein is encoded by the coding sequence ATGCCAAAATTAATAAAAACTCTCGGTCTGATTCTCATCCTGATGCAAGTGATTGTGGGACAACCCGCATCGCCCGTTTGGGCCGGCAATTCCGGGCTCAAAACAGAAGTCAGTGACTCCTTGCACTATTTGAATCTTCCCGAGCGGCCGGAAAATGCCGTGAGTGGAGAGGCGTTTGCCCGGCGGGTCGCGGGCCTCAGTTTGGATGACAGAGAAAAGGCCGTTGTCAGGGAGATTTTGAGCGGAAATGTGCCTTCTTTTTCACGGAAACTCAGGGCGGTGTCGGTTACCCAAACAATTAATGCCAGGCGCTACACCGTGACGTTTTTTGTTGCGTGTGACTATATGGCCATTGGATCCGATCAGAATTATTTGTACATGCCCATGACGCCATCAACCGCACAATATCTGGCCAATCGGTTGCATTGCACACTTCCCACAAAAAAAATGGTGGATATCATCTACCGCAAGGCAGAAATCAAACTCAGGCCCCAACCGATACCCCCTTCTGATAAAATGACGACCGTGCCGGTCTTTTTGCAGCACACCGATTCAATCCGGCAGCAAATTGCCCAGCTGGGGTTTGATCGCTCCGGTGACGCTATGATTGCCGGACACAAAAAGGATATTATTATCTCAAATAAAATCTACAGCCCGGACCGGAATTACCCCCGCGTGGTTATTTATGGCTGGCATTTGAGCGAGAACCACCCGATTCAACCCGTCTATAACGGACATATTGCGCGGTATGCGGATTACTCGCATGGGGTGCGCCTTATTTCCAAAGGAGCATATCTCAATGGCGATTCCACCCAAATCGATGCCCTATTAAAGGACCCCCGTCTGTGGAAACTTTTGAGTGACGAAGGTGTCATCCCCAGGCCGTATTATCCGGTCAGCGATATTTTTACTATAATGGAAGAGTTTTTTGAAAATTTTCGCATTGATTTTAAGCTGAACCAGAATTATCCGAACCCCTTTAACGGGACAACACGAATCAATTACCAGCTTTCAAAGAATTTGGCGGTTGACTTGAGCATTTTCGACATGCTGGGACAGAAGGTAACGACGTTGGTTTCGGGAGAGCAACCGGCAGGGGATTATTCGATCGAATGGAATGCCCTGTCTTGTGCAAACGGAGTTTACATATACCAACTAAAAGCCGGTCCTTTTGAAAAAAGCCGCAAAATGATTTTGTTAAAGTAA